The genomic stretch AATAATGAAAGCCCAGTCTCATTTTTAATTTGGTCTTGTTTCAACTTCAGGAgcttttcaaagaaaaagtgccaatttttaaagaaatttaatgaTTGTTCTTCATACATTTCCTCAAAATCCAAATTAATCTGAAAAACAATACTCATTTGAATAAATAGTTCATAAACCAAAAATGGTACTCCTAATAATATTAGGacattttttatcccggaaaattgcatagttttatCAGGATATTAGTGATATTAAATTGTGTGCAGATGAAGTCACGGACAGCAACTAGACTTGCTTGCCTGCAGGCACGCTTGCAGGTtcacttgcttctttgaaatgctTATGGTTCACGAAAGTAAAAGCTATAGTACTTAACCCTTTCAACGCCAATGAATGACTGATATATCCGCACCACTGATTCAACGACAGGGACCGATAAAATAGATCTACAAAGTCTAACATATTTAAGGTTGACATTCTCGTTACTTCTTAGAGATGCCTGGCGTGTCACTGTCAGTGGCAACTTTTGTAGTTGACGTGGCGTTGCAAAGGTTAATAACTTATCTATTTACTAGTCATCTATATGGTTAGCAGTTAGTATTATGTGCATGACAGGTTGCGCACTTAatctcaataaaattaaataagtccggcgtgaataaaaacaaagtactcTGTGGCTCTATTATTGACCAAATaacaagttttaattaaaaccgGACTATCTCCTCATGCGTGTCATGTCTCtacatcgacattggcaaaatactcCTTGCCAAAACAGCAAgggtgaaagccattaaaaaaaagcctACTGATTTATCATACAAATAGTACTGCTACTTCGTCGGAGAAATATTACTCAGATTCGGATAGGAACATTGCagactattattattacagaGTATTACGGCTCTCACACATAGTATACATTtactgtaaaaataatgtaaacaatTTCAATGATTTGTATAGTGCATagcaaaagaaatatttaattaccaGCACATGTCCTTTGGCATCTTTTAATATTGGCCAATTTTCCAAAAAATCGTGTATTGTTGGAAAAATGTGTTCCTGTCCTATCCTgtattttctagtttttttccATCTCAAGACGACCTCATCCCATGGCTCATTGTTATTTTTCAACCACAAACAGTCGTCATCGTGAGCAGCATCTGaataaaaaacgaattaaagtcacaatattaataaaaaaaaaaaattataggcaCAAGAGGCATTTCACCTTAGCAGTCTAgattggcaacacatctgcaatccctTTGGGGTTGCGGATGTctatgggcagcggtgatcagTGATCACTTAGCATCAGGTGATTCACTTAATTGTTTGCTTTccttattgtataaaaaaaagttaattatataTATCTTATAGTCAAGGACACCAATATGTATATATACCACAGACTGAAACAAAaataggtatgtacagtcaggGATTTTAATTATTAGGCCACTTtaggaattttaatttagttgtttGCTATACTATTGAGCTGGCTAAAATGTAAATGCTTGTGAATGCCATAATActgcaaatttaaaaaacttcaCAGTGGCCTAACAATTAAAATCCGTGACTGTACACAGATattattgtacaataaagtgatatacatacaaatatcagtGACACAGGACATGTAACAAACACTCGGGATAAAATTAACtatgacacaaaaaaaaaaaaaaacgaaaatcggttcatccgtttgggAGATAGataccacagacagatacacagagacacgttaaacttataacacccctcttttttgcgccgggagttaaaaatagtgcaaaatttcaacgaaattgGTCCAATGAATTAGCCGTGGAAACATAAATACAGTATAATTACAAACCTATCATCAAGGAAAGATTTTTCGGCTCATTCTCCAGCTCATTTTCTGGTATTCTCTGTGTTGATTTTGGCCTCCGGTGTTTCTCTCCAGATATATACAGCAGGTTCCGAACTTTATCAACTAATTTGCCTTTAGCCGGAATATATTTTCCACTGATAGACTTTGCAGTTGGAACCGCTCTCATGAAATAAGTCCCAATGTTTTCGCTTGGAAAGAGAGATACAATCCTTGCTGCAATCAAGTTGTAATCCTCTGCTCTTAGTTTACTGAAAatgaaagtaatattttaattactttgtatTTCGAAAACAAAGTTATGTACTAACATGCAACTACAATCTAAATACAACTACTATACAAACATTGTACAAAACTACTATAATTAAGGACTTGAGCCTGGGTCTGATaagaaaaaccggtcaagtgcgagtcggactcgcgcatcaagggttccgaaGAAAtttgtcttgtctgtctgtccgtctgccacAGCCAATTTCAATACgaacaatcaaacaaacaatcactcaaacaaatctttcctcttttatttttagtatgaAAAACTTATGAGCCTATGACATTTCAACATATTTCTTTAAGTCTGTTTTTACCAAAAATTGGCAAAAAACAGACGTTAAACGCTAATTTACCTCCCAAAACGGCCTCTCATGTTTAAAACTCATTAATTTATGTTACAAGTTTTGTCTTTGGGTCCCCGACTTACATatgtgtaccaattttcaacttGATTGGTTTATtcgtttcggagaaaattggctgtgacagacggacagacagacaagacaaaTTTGttcggaacccttgatgcgcgagtgaTGTGAAGTGAtcctttaagggttccgtttttccttttgaggtacggaaccctaaaaacaaatgtTGTCAAGTATTGCAATAGCAGTCTGTTGTCAAAACTGTATCATTATGAATGACTGAAACCTGAACTAAACTTTACTTAGGTATACAAAGATCTAAATTCTAACTAGGAGGATACCTCAAGGCAAgcataatatgaataataagaatatgggctggtcatatctagGATAACAGTGGAAAGATAAGAGTCATAGGACACTGAGTGCAGACAGTGCGGACTTACAGAGGCAAGCAGGTTTACTGGATAAAGGTGGCATGAGACAGGAACACGGTAGGAACTGGAGAAGGATATTTTGTAGGATTCAGCATAAAACTTCGCTAATATAATaaaagtgaagttttttttgttctacaaTATCTACTACTTTATAACTGAATTTGTTATTACTTGTTcactatatatgtatatatatgttttataataatgtctACAAGTATATTGCGTTTCTTAGCATTGAGACATTGATatcttttataataattaaagaatGCTGCTTCCATGGGCAGATGTTTGCAACAGTGTGTTGATGTCAAAATCCGGAAGAGGGGGTCTATTTATGTCCTCTAAAATATTTGTGATGTCATCCAGAATTGGAAGACTTGAGAAACTGTCTCTGAGACTTCTTTGTTAGTTCTAGCAGACGAATGTGCATGATTGGTGTAACTGTGTTTCAGATAATGCTTCAGTAGTAGCAACGGACTCCAACAAATCTGAATATTGTTTTCTTAATATATTCCTTGTCCTATGTGAGGACATAGTTCCTTAGATTAGTATCTGTCAAATCTTTNNNNNNNNNNNNNNNNNNNNNNNNNNNNNNNNNNNNNNNNNNNNNNNNNNNNNNNNNNNNNNNNNNNNNNNNNNNNNNNNNNNNNNNNNNNNNNNNNNNNCCATTGTTTAAGTGCTAGTTTTAGTTcatagttttaggtggtactaaTGGAGCctaaataaacctttctttcttttctttctttctttctttcattggtcaaacgggtggacagatttgTATGGAAGATAATGTAGTGGTTCTTAGACTCTTATCTGTTTTTCTAAAATTggatcagccgtttttgaaatattaaactttgaaatgtcaATCTTCCGGGTTATTCGACTTTCCTAAATTGTTTAGGTTAGAATAGCTTAAACAATTTAGGAAAGCcatgtaataattatatttttggtcACCCTACTTAGATACGGGGTAAACCCAATGAAATTGCAAAAATGCCgaataaaacaaagtaatttatttaactcCGTTCGGTTACACTGAGTCACTTATCCCCCTTAAAAATAGGGTAACTTAAATAGTGTATTCACTAACTTAAACAAAGTTTGGGTAATTGTTTGTTGAAGTTTAGCTAATCACTGGTATAAGTAGTTTTAAATCCGGAATTAATCTGAATTGGcttattagattagattattgaATTAGATTTCGGTTCGAATTGATACTTACatttaggtataaaaaaaaagaattttactaatcctatcctaccAAAGGAAGGCACAGATACGTAGGGAATtagaataagtaaaaaaaaaacttacaaatagTGATGTAGGCGCCAACAGCTTCCAGTAGAAGGAAGACGTCTGACTGAAAATCACGGTGCTGATATTTGACCATGAGATTACCAGCGATTGTtgccaactaaaattaaaaaaaaagctggtCAACCCTGAAGTTCTTCTGAGCGGGAACGGAATTAACAAAGTTATTTAATGATCATCAGACCCGGAAAAGGTGAGCTATTcttggttcactaatgtttcgcacctaaagtttggcaacctgattaatttcgcaaacttttcatttcgcaacctGAAACAGGaaatatttcaacatttttataaaactaacctaaagggtaaaaagggaaaaaacgatggctctgaaataaaacctcaaatatttacagttttagagtttgaaagaaagaaagaaaggtttattttggctccataagtaccacctaaaactaagactaaactagcactaaaactatgttacttggtgacatggcaggataccaaaaagggtctccactcagcatgtgttgccggaCATTATGTACAGTaagctggttttctgtggagcccaattTGCGAAATttaaagttgcgaaatgaatcaggttgccaacgTTAGTTGCGGAATGAACGGATACTGCTGTTCTTACATCAATAATCTCATCTGTAGCTACTCTTAAATCCTGAAagtagttattaaaaaaaactttattcaataTGATTAAGCTAAAATGACGATACATTGCAAATGAAACTAAAATAAcaatacactaaaaaaatagaaaacagaaacatttattgaatcaggcgttactttgcggaggtccatatcaatgaactaaaataatttcttcgctcacccgcgaccttatgctagctaagtttatgcaagatatgcgtgttcatgcagttcctccacctccgtcagtgtagtggtggtggtgatagacggGTTCGTGtgattcttacagtgtggagatggaggaactgtatgcacacgcatatcttgcataaacttagctatcataaggtcgcgagtgagcaaaggagttattttagttcattaaaaaacatttattggaAAACAAAGGTTTACGTAAAGCCGTGGTTAGTAAATACATTTTCCGTAAGTTAAGATCTCCAGAGATCTATGgtgcgtaagacgtccaccagcGATGATGAAGTGATGTTGATGAAGTAAATATCTTACATTTCTGACAGGAATATGAGCAACCATCAACAGGTGTTGTCGCAATTTCTCCAAGTACCAGAAGTAACCCTCGGTGTTTGCTACGGCTTCGAATATGTCGATAACGTCTGACAGCGTCGTTCCAGCACCCAGCACCATGTTCTGGTCAAAGCGGTATCCTTTCAGCTCACTTATCCCACTTACATCTATCAGGATCCGGGGATAGTCATCTATTGGATAAACTCCTggacaaaaaagtttttgttacatactcgtaaatacatttttaatacaagcttctttCGCTGGCTTACTCTTTGTTCAATGTACTTGCAGTGTCATCCGCGGATATCCTAAAAGGTAAGGGGCCTGATGAGAGAGTGAGCAGCACAGCCTGCTCTATTTCCA from Choristoneura fumiferana chromosome 7, NRCan_CFum_1, whole genome shotgun sequence encodes the following:
- the LOC141429462 gene encoding uncharacterized protein, translated to MRAVPTAKSISGKYIPAKGKLVDKVRNLLYISGEKHRRPKSTQRIPENELENEPKNLSLMIDAAHDDDCLWLKNNNEPWDEVVLRWKKTRKYRIGQEHIFPTIHDFLENWPILKDAKGHVLINLDFEEMYEEQSLNFFKNWHFFFEKLLKLKQDQIKNETGLSLLETLFALKDDDKKIPVQITLLGYLIPPKGRISRKIKFSSTEVIESLIVRTDDAGNIDTIIKKKKEKSASRVLQSVQPYILVLGKLHDFSALYIVIDDVKYSFESAAKAFDVLFKIYHVLHAKYPDAANYLYLVIQKKVYDINTQYDTVPPHIIEILNLS